A portion of the Streptomyces sp. NBC_00376 genome contains these proteins:
- a CDS encoding Gfo/Idh/MocA family protein, producing the protein MSDLRLGVIGLGLRRSIATSAHHPGQGSAITAVCDLDPEVRRREAEQFGADVAVEDYKQLLGRDDLDAIIVATPDDTHETIAIDALRAGKAVFVEKPLGITVESCDNILRAAYETGTRLYVGHNMRHMGVVRLMRDIIARGDIGEPKAVWVRHFVGYGGDYYFKDWHADRTRTTGLLLQKAAHDIDVLHWLAGGYTRRVNALGDLLVYGDLPRREPDTPRPANWLREFDWPPTARKDLHHIVDVEDVSVMNMQLDNGVVAAYQQCHFTPDYWRNYTVIGTEGRLENFGDGPGDEVKVWNTGPSGYRAEADITYRVPEADGSHGGGDSRIMEEFCRFVRDGGVTDTSPVAARMSVAAGVLATRSLREGGTPFEVPALDPELIAYFEGGQVG; encoded by the coding sequence GTGTCAGACCTGCGACTCGGCGTCATCGGGCTCGGCCTGCGCCGTTCCATCGCGACCTCCGCCCATCACCCCGGACAGGGCTCGGCGATCACCGCCGTCTGCGACCTCGACCCCGAGGTGCGGCGGCGCGAGGCCGAGCAGTTCGGTGCCGATGTCGCGGTCGAGGACTACAAGCAGCTCCTCGGCCGGGACGACCTCGACGCGATCATCGTCGCCACTCCCGACGACACCCACGAGACGATCGCCATCGACGCGCTGCGGGCCGGCAAGGCCGTCTTCGTCGAGAAGCCGCTCGGGATCACGGTCGAGAGCTGCGACAACATCCTGCGCGCCGCGTACGAGACCGGGACCCGGCTGTACGTCGGACACAACATGCGCCACATGGGTGTCGTGCGGCTGATGCGCGACATCATCGCCCGCGGCGACATCGGCGAGCCCAAGGCCGTCTGGGTGCGGCACTTCGTCGGGTACGGCGGTGACTACTACTTCAAGGACTGGCACGCCGACCGGACCCGCACCACCGGCCTGTTGCTCCAGAAGGCCGCGCACGACATCGACGTGCTGCACTGGCTGGCCGGCGGCTACACCCGCCGTGTCAACGCGCTCGGCGACCTCCTCGTCTACGGCGATCTGCCACGCCGTGAGCCGGACACCCCGCGCCCGGCGAACTGGCTGCGCGAGTTCGACTGGCCGCCGACGGCCCGCAAGGACCTGCACCACATCGTGGACGTCGAGGACGTCTCGGTGATGAACATGCAGCTCGACAACGGCGTCGTGGCCGCCTACCAGCAGTGCCACTTCACCCCTGACTACTGGCGGAACTACACCGTCATCGGCACCGAGGGGCGCCTGGAGAACTTCGGTGACGGCCCCGGCGACGAGGTCAAGGTCTGGAACACCGGCCCCAGCGGATACCGCGCCGAGGCCGACATCACCTACCGGGTGCCGGAGGCCGACGGCTCCCACGGCGGCGGGGACAGCCGGATCATGGAGGAGTTCTGCCGGTTCGTGCGCGACGGGGGCGTCACCGACACCTCGCCGGTCGCCGCCCGGATGAGCGTCGCCGCCGGTGTGCTCGCGACCCGGTCCCTGCGCGAGGGCGGCACGCCGTTCGAGGTGCCGGCCCTCGACCCTGAGCTGATCGCCTACTTCGAGGGCGGCCAGGTCGGGTAA